The following DNA comes from Photobacterium sp. DA100.
CTGCCATAACGACATGGCGCGGAATATCGTCAAAGCGGTAGAGCGCTGTGATCTCAAAGTCGATCAGCTTATTTTCTCCGGCTTGGCTGCCAGCCACGCAGTTCTGACGCCTGATGAGCGCGAGCTTGGTGTGTGCGTGGTGGATATTGGCGGCGGTACCATGGATATTGCCGTCTGGACCGGTGGCGCCTTGCGTCATGCGGCCGTGATCCCTTATGCGGGCAATGTCGTGACCAGCGATATTGCCTATGCGTTCGGTACCCCGTTGGGGGATGCCGAGGAAATTAAAGTGAAGTATGGCTGTGCACTGAGCGAGCTGGTGAGCAAGGATGCCAAGGTCGACGTCCCGAGCGTTGGCGGCCGACCGTCGCGCAGCCTGCAGAGCCAAACACTGGCTGAAGTGATAGAGCCCCGTTACAGTGAGTTGCTGGGGCTGGTTAATCAGAAGCTGATAGAAGTACAAGAACAACTGCGTAATGCGGGAGTTAAGCACCAGCTGGCGGCGGGTATTGTCCTGACCGGCGGTGCGGCCCAGATGGAAGGCCTGGTGGAGTGCGCCGAGCGTGTATTCAGCAACCAGGTACGTGTTGGCCTGCCTCTCAATGTGACAGGGCTGACGGAACATGTACAATTCCCACATTATGCGACTGCAGTAGGCTTACTGCATTACGGAAAGGATAGTCAGACATTTGATGATAGCGAAATCGAGCAGAAACGTTCTGTTTCTGGCTTTTTCTCTAAGCTCAGTGGCTGGTTTAGAAAAGAATTTTAAAACCTGATGCGAACAGGATGGACGGAGAGAACACATGTTTGAACCGATGATGGAAATGTCTGACGAAGCGGTAATTAAAGTCATAGGCGTTGGCGGCGGCGGTGGTAATGCTGTCGATCACATGGTACGTGAATCAATTGAGGGCGTTGAGTTTATCAGTGTGAACACTGATGCTCAGGCGCTGCGTAAAACCAGTGTAAGTACAGTGATCCAGATCGGTGGGGCAATCACCAAAGGTCTGGGCGCGGGTGCCAACCCACAGGTTGGTCGTGACTCGGCACTGGAAGATCGCGAAGCGATCAAGGCAGAGCTGGAAGGCTCTGACATGATCTTCATCGCGGCCGGCATGGGTGGCGGTACCGGTACTGGTGCGGCGCCTATCATTGCTGAGGTAGCGAAAGAGCTAGGGATCTTGACGGTGGCGGTGGTGACCAAGCCATTTAGCTTCGAAGGCAAAAAGCGCATGGCGTTTGCCGAGCAGGGTATCGAAGAGCTGTCAAAGCATGTTGACTCGCTGATCACTATCCCGAACGAAAAACTGCTGAAAGTGCTGGGCCGCGGCATCACGCTGCTCGATGCGTTTGCCAAGGCTAACGACGTATTGAAAAATGCGGTACAGGGTATTGCCGAGCTGATCACCCGCCCGGGTATGATCAACGTCGACTTTGCTGACGTACGCACCGTAATGTCCGAAATGGGTCACGCCATGATGGGCAGCGGCGTGGCAACCGGTGATGACCGCGCAGAAGAAGCGGCGGAAATGGCGATTTCAAGCCCGCTGCTGGAAGATATCGATCTGGCTGGCGCACGTGGTGTTCTTGTTAACATTACAGCGGGTCTGGACATGCGTCTTGACGAGTTCGAAACGGTTGGTAACACCGTTAAGGCATTTGCTTCTGATAACGCTACCGTAGTCATCGGTACGTCGCTTGACCCTGAAATGTCTGACGAGCTGCGTGTAACGGTTGTTGCGACCGGTATTGGCAAAGAGTGCAAGCCTGACATCACTTTGGTGACAGGTACTGCGAAGCCAGTCCAAGCCGTGGCGGCAGAGAAACCGGCTGTGGCTGCGGTGGAAGAGACCAAAGCGGCACCATTGAACCAGTCTGCACCGGCGTCTGAATCTGGCAACCCGCAGGCGGCAACAGCGGCAAACCCTAAGCCACAGGCTGATCACGACTACCTGGACATCCCAGCATTTTTGCGCAAGCAAGCTGACTAAGCGCGCAAATTATTTTGGGAAACTGGTTAAAAAGTGATATGATATCTGTCCTTGTCCTTTTTTTGACAAAGGATAGGGGCCGATATTATGGCAATTTTAGTTGAGATAAGCAGATGATAAGACAACGTACACTGAAAAGCATTGTGCAAACGACTGGGGTGGGACTTCACTCTGGGCGTAAAGTGACGCTTATTCTTCGTCCTGCTGCTGCAAACACTGGTGTGATTTATCGCCGTACCGATTTGAATCCGCCTGTTGATTTTCCGGCAGACGCAGATTCGGTTCGCGACACCATGTTATGTACCGCTTTGGTTAATGAGCAAGGCGTGCGTATCTCAACGGTTGAGCACCTTAACGCTGCTTTGGCAGGAATGGGCATCGATAATGTGATTATCGAAGTGGACGCACCTGAAATCCCAATTATGGATGGCAGTGCGAGCCCGTTCATCTATCTGCTGCAGTCTGCCGGCATCGATACTTTGAATGCGCCTAAGCGCTTCTTGCGTATCAAGAAAACTGTTCGCGTCGAAGATGGCGACAAATGGGCAGAGCTCCGTCCTTACAACGGGTTCCGTCTTGATTTTGCTATCGATTTTAATCACCCGGCGATTGAATCAGAGCAGCAGCGTTTGGTATTGGACTTCTCTAGCCAATCATTCGTTAAAGATATCAGCCGTGCCCGTACCTTCGGCTTCATGCGCGATATCGAGTACCTTCAGTCACAGAACCTGTGCCTGGGCGGGAGCTTTGACAATGCGATTGTGCTTGACGACTACCGCATCCTGAACGACGAAGGGCTTCGCTTCGACAATGAGCTGGTGACCCACAAAGTACTGGACGCAATTGGCGACTTGTACATGTGTGGCCACAATATCATTGGCGAAATGGTGGCTTACAAGTCAGGCCATGCGCTTAACAATAAGCTGCTGCGAGCGGTGCTTGCCGATCAAGAAGCTTTTGAGTGGTCGACTTTCAATGACGAACAGCAGGTTCCAGTAACCTTTGCTCAGCCAGGTATGGTGCTGGCGTAAATCCGCCAATAGCGCTTCAAGAATTTCATAAACGCCGGACTCAGTCCGGCGTTTTTTTTTGCCTCGTCAGCATGGATAGGTGCCAGGAGGGAGGTAATGCCTGCTATGCGCCAGGTTCGAGTGAGCGAAAAGAGGGGGTTAAGTTCTAATTTTTCGAATATGGAAAACGCCGTCAGGCCATTAGCCATAGGCGGCACCGTCAATATGGCTTATTATACCTAGCTTGGGAGAGCTTAGACCCATAGGCCAAAGGCGTTTGGCCGGTTGTGGTCTGTTTGGGTTTCACCCCTCCACGGATAGCTGATGGTGTTCAATTTTCTGGTATTGTTTTCGTTTATCCCTTGAAATGGTCGACTCGTACCACAATATCATCAATAACCATTGTTTTTCGTATCGGCTTCCGTAGTCACACTTGTGGCGAGTTTAGACGGGACAGGGATGATTCATCGCAAGTCTTCGCCAAGCGTCTTGCTGATATAATCCCGGTTGAAAAATTCAGATTAAGAATTCAGCCTCGATAGGCTGAAATAACTAAGAGAAAACGGCAACGCCATGTTATCAAAACTACTGACCAAAGTTATCGGTAGCCGTAACGACCGCACACTGCGTCGTATGCGCAAAATTGTTGACCAGATCAATAAGCTTGAACCTCAATTCGAAAGTTTGCAGGACGAAGAACTAAAGGCCAAAACGGTTGAATTCCGTGAGCGTCTGGAGCAGGGAGAGAACCTTGACCAGCTGTTGCCTGAAGCGTTTGCGACGGTGCGTGAAGCCTCCAAGCGTGTGTTCGGTATGCGCCATTTCGATGTGCAGCTGATGGGTGGTATGGTTCTTAATGCTTGCCAAATCGCGGAAATGCGTACTGGTGAAGGTAAGACTCTGACCGCAACCCTGCCAGCTTACCTCAACGCCCTGACTGGCAAAGGCGTGCATATTGTTACGGTGAACGATTACCTGGCTGCACGTGATGCCGAAACTAACCGCCCGCTCTTCGAATTTCTTGGCATGACCGTTGGCGTCAACGTGCCAAACATGCCGCCTCAGGCGAAAAAAGAAGCCTATGCTGCCGACATCCTGTACGGTACCAACAACGAATTCGGCTTCGACTACCTGCGTGACAACATGGCATTCCGTCCGGAAGACCGTGTGCAGCGCGAGCGTTTCTTTGCGGTAGTCGATGAGGTTGACTCCATCCTTATCGATGAAGCCCGTACCCCGCTGATTATTTCTGGTCCGGCTGAAGATAGCTCTGAGCTGTACACCAAGATCAATACCCTGATCCCACAGTTGGCTAAGCAGGATCAGGAAGACAGCGAAGAATACCGTGGCGAAGGTCACTACACGGTTGATGAAAAATCGAAGCAAGCCCACCTTACCGAAAACGGCCAGGAGTTTGTCGAAGAGCTGCTCAAGACAAATGGCATGATGGAAGAGGAAGATACCCTCTACTCGCCAGCCAACATCAGCCTGCTTCATCACGTCAATGCAGCATTGCGTGCTCACGTACTGTTCGAGCGTGATGTCGATTATATTGTCAAAGACGGTGAAGTTATCATCGTTGATGAGCACACCGGCCGTACCATGCCGGGCCGCCGCTGGTCTGAAGGTCTGCACCAGGCAGTTGAAGCCAAAGAAGGCGTGAAGATCCAGAACGAGAACCAGACACTGGCATCGATCACTTTCCAGAACTATTTCCGCCTCTACACCAAGCTGTCGGGCATGACCGGTACCGCAGATACCGAAGCGTTCGAATTCCAGTCAATCTACGGTCTGGAAACCGTGGTGTTGCCAACGAACAAACCAATGATCCGTGATGACATGGGTGACTTGGTATACATGACCGAGCTGGAAAAATTTGCTGCGATCAGCGAAGACATCAAAAACCGTGTTGAGAACGGCCAGCCGGTTCTGGTCGGTACAGTTTCGATCGAAAAATCTGAGCTGCTGTCGAAATCGCTGAAGAAACAAGGCATCAAGCACGAAGTTCTGAACGCCAAGTTCCACGAGCGTGAAGCAGATATCGTCGCCCAGGCGGGTGCACCAAGCGCGGTAACCATCGCGACCAACATGGCCGGCCGTGGTACCGATATCGTACTGGGTGGTTCATGGCAGAGCGAAGTGGCCAAGCTGGACAACCCGACAGACGAGCAAATTGCCAAGATCAAAGCCGAGTGGCAAACAAAACACGATGCGGTTCTGGCTGCTGGTGGCCTGCACATCATCGGTACCGAGCGTCACGAATCTCGCCGTATCGATAACCAGCTACGTGGTCGTGCGGGCCGTCAGGGTGATGCCGGCTCTTCTCGCTTCTACCTATCGATGGAAGATGGCCTAATGCGCATCTTTGCCTCGGATCGTGTATCTAACATGATGAAGAAGCTGGGGATGGAAGAAGGCGAAGCGATTGAGCACCCATGGGTGACCAAGGCGATCGAAAATGCCCAGCGCAAGGTTGAAGGCCGCAACTTCGATATCCGTAAGCAGTTGCTGGAGTTCGATGACGTGGCAAACGACCAGCGTAAGGTGGTTTACGAGCTGCGTGACGAGCTGATGAATGCCGATGACATCAGCGAGATGATCGAGCAGAACCGCGAGGATGTGATCCAGGCGGTTATCGATGGCTACATCCCACCGCAGTCGCTGGAAGAGATGTGGGATATCCAGGGTCTGGAAGAGCGCCTGAAAGCCGACTTCGATATGGAGCTGCCAATTCAGGAGTGGCTGGACAGCGAAGAGAAGCTTTACGAAGAAGCATTGCGTGAGCGCATCGTTGATAAAGCGGTTGAAATCTACCGCCACAAAGAAGAAGTCGTTGGTGCCCCTGTACTGCGCAACTTCGAGAAGAC
Coding sequences within:
- the lpxC gene encoding UDP-3-O-acyl-N-acetylglucosamine deacetylase, translating into MIRQRTLKSIVQTTGVGLHSGRKVTLILRPAAANTGVIYRRTDLNPPVDFPADADSVRDTMLCTALVNEQGVRISTVEHLNAALAGMGIDNVIIEVDAPEIPIMDGSASPFIYLLQSAGIDTLNAPKRFLRIKKTVRVEDGDKWAELRPYNGFRLDFAIDFNHPAIESEQQRLVLDFSSQSFVKDISRARTFGFMRDIEYLQSQNLCLGGSFDNAIVLDDYRILNDEGLRFDNELVTHKVLDAIGDLYMCGHNIIGEMVAYKSGHALNNKLLRAVLADQEAFEWSTFNDEQQVPVTFAQPGMVLA
- the secA gene encoding preprotein translocase subunit SecA, whose protein sequence is MLSKLLTKVIGSRNDRTLRRMRKIVDQINKLEPQFESLQDEELKAKTVEFRERLEQGENLDQLLPEAFATVREASKRVFGMRHFDVQLMGGMVLNACQIAEMRTGEGKTLTATLPAYLNALTGKGVHIVTVNDYLAARDAETNRPLFEFLGMTVGVNVPNMPPQAKKEAYAADILYGTNNEFGFDYLRDNMAFRPEDRVQRERFFAVVDEVDSILIDEARTPLIISGPAEDSSELYTKINTLIPQLAKQDQEDSEEYRGEGHYTVDEKSKQAHLTENGQEFVEELLKTNGMMEEEDTLYSPANISLLHHVNAALRAHVLFERDVDYIVKDGEVIIVDEHTGRTMPGRRWSEGLHQAVEAKEGVKIQNENQTLASITFQNYFRLYTKLSGMTGTADTEAFEFQSIYGLETVVLPTNKPMIRDDMGDLVYMTELEKFAAISEDIKNRVENGQPVLVGTVSIEKSELLSKSLKKQGIKHEVLNAKFHEREADIVAQAGAPSAVTIATNMAGRGTDIVLGGSWQSEVAKLDNPTDEQIAKIKAEWQTKHDAVLAAGGLHIIGTERHESRRIDNQLRGRAGRQGDAGSSRFYLSMEDGLMRIFASDRVSNMMKKLGMEEGEAIEHPWVTKAIENAQRKVEGRNFDIRKQLLEFDDVANDQRKVVYELRDELMNADDISEMIEQNREDVIQAVIDGYIPPQSLEEMWDIQGLEERLKADFDMELPIQEWLDSEEKLYEEALRERIVDKAVEIYRHKEEVVGAPVLRNFEKTVMLQNLDTLWKEHLAAMDHLRQGIHLRGYAQKNPKQEYKRESFELFEGMLENLKSDVIAILSKVRVQQQEEVERVEAERRRQAEELARRQQFQHQNAENQIADDSQQSDEAAPYQREERKVGRNEPCPCGSGKKYKQCHGKIN
- the ftsA gene encoding cell division protein FtsA, with translation MTKAADKKLIVGLDIGTSKVSALVGEVLPDGEVNVIGEGSSPSGGMDKGGVNDLESVVKSVQSAIYKAELMADCQISSVFLSLSGKHIRCQTEEGMVPISDKEVTQDDVDNVIHTAKSVKISDEHKVLHVIPQEFAIDYQEGIKNPVGLSGVRMEASVHLITCHNDMARNIVKAVERCDLKVDQLIFSGLAASHAVLTPDERELGVCVVDIGGGTMDIAVWTGGALRHAAVIPYAGNVVTSDIAYAFGTPLGDAEEIKVKYGCALSELVSKDAKVDVPSVGGRPSRSLQSQTLAEVIEPRYSELLGLVNQKLIEVQEQLRNAGVKHQLAAGIVLTGGAAQMEGLVECAERVFSNQVRVGLPLNVTGLTEHVQFPHYATAVGLLHYGKDSQTFDDSEIEQKRSVSGFFSKLSGWFRKEF
- the ftsZ gene encoding cell division protein FtsZ, with amino-acid sequence MFEPMMEMSDEAVIKVIGVGGGGGNAVDHMVRESIEGVEFISVNTDAQALRKTSVSTVIQIGGAITKGLGAGANPQVGRDSALEDREAIKAELEGSDMIFIAAGMGGGTGTGAAPIIAEVAKELGILTVAVVTKPFSFEGKKRMAFAEQGIEELSKHVDSLITIPNEKLLKVLGRGITLLDAFAKANDVLKNAVQGIAELITRPGMINVDFADVRTVMSEMGHAMMGSGVATGDDRAEEAAEMAISSPLLEDIDLAGARGVLVNITAGLDMRLDEFETVGNTVKAFASDNATVVIGTSLDPEMSDELRVTVVATGIGKECKPDITLVTGTAKPVQAVAAEKPAVAAVEETKAAPLNQSAPASESGNPQAATAANPKPQADHDYLDIPAFLRKQAD